GTCACCAGTGATCATGCCATGCTGACTGACGTGTAAGTGACCTTATACTCTTATGTGCAGACTCCATGGCAACTTGTAATGCTCTCCAGTGTCcgaaaaacaaataaaaataattactaCAACGTCCTGGTGAACTCTgtgatttttcaaaatattgTATTTGTAATGCCACAGAAGATCCATTACACATTACGCCGGCTGGAAAATGTGTTCCTGCACAACCGTCACAATAAAGAGAGGTCCAATCTCATGATAGATAACACCTTTAATGAGGGTGactttattttactatttttagCGGATATCGTCTCCCATGTTCACCTTATCCTGGAGAACAATCCTAATATGGACCTTTTTTTTACAACAGTGCATCCATTAGTCTAGACAATAAAAGAGGAATGACAAGAGACAGGACTGCACATATGTTTTAACTTGGTGTAGAGTTGGAGTGCACTGTTTAATTTAAGATGTCCACAGAGGCAGTCTGTCTCTTGGTGGATGATTTCCAGAGACATGCATCACCTGTTATCTCCACATTTGGGCTTACCGTCTCTCTTTATGTCTTAGGGAAGCTAGGCTGCTATTTCAGTCAAAGCCATCTGTTTATGATTTATCAGCCAGCCCAGGTTACCAATGTTTTAAAGATTGCAtgcaaaaatgtacaaacagtCATTTTTCACACCAGACAGTGGTATGTCATGCTATTACTTCACCTGACATTTTTAGTGGATCTCTCCAGGTGTTACATCAGAGGCTAAGAACACGATAGTTGTTGATTTAtgctgactgtttttaaccCACTGCAGCCTTTACTGGCACAACTTATGTGTGACATTGTTCCTAAACAGAATACAGCTGATGCAGTATGTCATTTATGGCATCGCTTCGTTTTTCTTCCTGTATGGGATCATTCTGCTGGCTGAGGGCTTCTACACAACCAGCGCCGTCAAGGAACTCCACAGCGAGTTCAAGACCACCATCTGTGGACGCTGCATCAGTGGAATGGTATGTTAATACAACCACCCTGCTGTGTAATCCTAATTTTTAAACACAGTGCTAAAGCACATCACTTTCATGCCATGTGATCAAAATATAAATGACATACAAAGATTAGGATGATGATGTTCACTACAGGAGCAAAgtatgagagaaaaaaagtagGAGTGAAACTGTCACCATTTTACTAACGATTCAATTTCATGGTTATCtgatgacatgatgatgataacGTTGCTCCGTCCCTGCATCCTCAGTTTGTGTTCCTCACGTACATTCTGGGTGTGGCCTGGCTTGGTGTGTTTGGCTTCTCTGCTGTGCCAGTCTTCCTCTTCTACAACATGTGGTCTACCTGTGCTGCCATGAAGTCTCCCATGGCCAACCTCACCAACATTGACTCCATATGCGTGGATGTTCGTCAGTATGGTAAGAGAACTGCACTATGTCGAAGAATGTCTCATTTTGCACAGTTAGCTTAGAGACCAGACTTACAAATAGTTTTTATTAGTGCACAGgcattttaaaacctttttgGCTTGTAACCTCTTAAATCCAACCATGTGCTGTGATTGTGACCAGCTCAACCTCAGAGGCCAAGATATCTTAATTTTAGTCAATAAAATCTTGATTTTAGAGGTTGGGTCAAACTCTAGAACATTTCCCAGAATTTAACTTGACTGCATCTTTCATTAGACATGTTTTCCATGCCCAGGAGTTCTACTCATTATGAGTTAACTGATTTTCAAGTGTAAAATAGTTGGAGTGCCGAGTGCTCCAATAttttagcaaagaaaaaaaatccaatcattttgtgctctgtacTTGGTGGACATCAAGCTAGTAGACAATGTACAATGGATTTGAGTGTGTATGAAAACTTAAAATGTCATGGCTATAGGAATTATCCCATGGAATGCCACACCAGGCAAGGCCTGTGGATCTACGCTAGGTGACATCTGCAACACCAGTGAGGTAAGATGCTGCCTCCCATTCATACACACATCAGCAGCGAGTGATGAGGAAATCGcatttttactgaagaataattACTGTTGCTTGTCTTCTTCCAGTTTTACCTGTCTTATCACCTGTACATCGTAGCATGTGCTGGGGCAGGAGCCACTGTGATTGCTCTGGTAAGTTTCTCTCCAGTCTCTCAATCCCTCTTCTTTTTAGTCCATTTTTGCACGGTTTGAATCAACAGATCATGTGTCGAGTGGTCCTCTTGTCATTCCCATATGGTTTATGTAACCACGCTAAAGACTGTTACACAGGCTTTTCCTCAGCTTCAGCTCCATTCGCTGTTTACCATCTGCTTAGATGCACATGCCCATGTTCTTATTTTAGGATGGATGGAACAAGGTGCagtttgggtttgtttttttgtatcataaatgtgacatttttaaaaattcagtcaTGAGTATGAACCACAAAATCACAAGCAGATTCTGTAAAATTATACTTCATGgtctttaacatttttttcctttactcaTTTTTACTTTAACTACTGGAAAAATAATTGGTCACTTTACTAACTTGTCACAGTACTAGTGACGAGGAGGTTGCCGGCATGTTCTCTTACAACCTTTTCTGTTCTCTTCCACCAGCTGATCTACATGATGGCTACCACTTATAACTTTGCCGTTTTGAAGTTTAAGAGTCGAGAAGACTGCTGCACTaagttttaaactgttttaagaGCACAGCACAGCATTTAAGGCTGTGCTAAGTAGAGACAGTTGCCACTGACAACAAATGaactaaaaaaaactgagaatAGAAAAATCAACATCTCTCCATTAGTAATCACATGAAGTGTAAATAGCTGATATGCTTCCTTTAGCATTTGGTATCCAGGGATATTGCTTGTCTGAGGACATCTGATTTAAGTTGTCTTCAGAGTGGGGTGGCTTTTAGTTGACTGGTTTGTTCTGCTTTCCTTGGCACTCACTTAACAGACATATGTCACCATCTGATTTTATAGGAATGTGCACAGCTAGAAATCCACACCAGTGTTATTTATACTCCTAATGTGTGAAGCTGATTTTGACTTGCACCAAGGCATCAACTGCATGAgtatttcatataaaaaaaaacctacagtGTTTAGCATGCAGTACTTCACCTTACATAACAGGACGAGCATCACTTGACTCTTGTCAAGAGCTGAAATGCGAAACACTTGCAAGGCACTTGTGAGACATAAATGTAAGATATGTGTGCACATTGTTacacatgattaaaaaaaaatgacatctaAGTTAGAAATGAGACCATTCTGAGGTTTGACCAAGATTGCACCAAGCCCTTACAGATATACAATATGAATAGTACGTACAGTATAAATCTCCAAAATTACTCCATGTGGACATCTGTTGACAAATATTCAAGGTGTTCTCAGGCTTAATGTTTTTGATTGCAAGACTATTAGTTTTGGTGAGGATGAATTCTAGTTACATATTTGTAAAAAGACTTACCTACAGTGGCAAAGTAGTAGTGGCCAAGCGCCTTGTCCTCACatttctttggttttatttgctcAGCCTTAAAAATTTGCAACCAACTTATGGTGCCATGAAGtgttacacagaaaatattcagtattaTTTCCTTTTGTCACAAGTTAGATTATAAACTGAACTAAAAATCTTTCATCAACTGTATTAAGTGGATGAGTATTATGGTGACCCTTTGGGTATTGTAGATTTCAAAGTAACTGCACAGAACTATGAAGGGTTAGGCCAGTAC
This genomic window from Lates calcarifer isolate ASB-BC8 linkage group LG1, TLL_Latcal_v3, whole genome shotgun sequence contains:
- the gpm6bb gene encoding glycoprotein M6Bb isoform X2, coding for MGCFECCIKCLGGVPYASLVATILCFSGVALFCGCGHVALTGTVTILETHFSKVTSDHAMLTDVIQLMQYVIYGIASFFFLYGIILLAEGFYTTSAVKELHSEFKTTICGRCISGMFVFLTYILGVAWLGVFGFSAVPVFLFYNMWSTCAAMKSPMANLTNIDSICVDVRQYGIIPWNATPGKACGSTLGDICNTSEFYLSYHLYIVACAGAGATVIALIHFLMILSANWAYLKDASQMHAYQDIKMKEERELQDITSRSKECLNSYT
- the gpm6bb gene encoding glycoprotein M6Bb isoform X3, producing METPSEENQDQRQDKRGCFECCIKCLGGVPYASLVATILCFSGVALFCGCGHVALTGTVTILETHFSKVTSDHAMLTDVIQLMQYVIYGIASFFFLYGIILLAEGFYTTSAVKELHSEFKTTICGRCISGMFVFLTYILGVAWLGVFGFSAVPVFLFYNMWSTCAAMKSPMANLTNIDSICVDVRQYGIIPWNATPGKACGSTLGDICNTSEFYLSYHLYIVACAGAGATVIALLIYMMATTYNFAVLKFKSREDCCTKF
- the gpm6bb gene encoding glycoprotein M6Bb isoform X1 produces the protein METPSEENQDQRQDKRGCFECCIKCLGGVPYASLVATILCFSGVALFCGCGHVALTGTVTILETHFSKVTSDHAMLTDVIQLMQYVIYGIASFFFLYGIILLAEGFYTTSAVKELHSEFKTTICGRCISGMFVFLTYILGVAWLGVFGFSAVPVFLFYNMWSTCAAMKSPMANLTNIDSICVDVRQYGIIPWNATPGKACGSTLGDICNTSEFYLSYHLYIVACAGAGATVIALIHFLMILSANWAYLKDASQMHAYQDIKMKEERELQDITSRSKECLNSYT